Proteins encoded by one window of Bacteroidota bacterium:
- a CDS encoding bifunctional riboflavin kinase/FAD synthetase, giving the protein MIIHNDLNKFFAKNPVVSVGMFDGVHIGHMHIVDRLRQIATEIQGETVLITFSPHPRLFFNPHDKNLQLLNSFDEKIELIEKSGLDHLLIIPFTADFANLTSCQFIENILVKKLRISQLIVGYNHRFGKNREGNFQNLEKCASIFNFRIEKLGEIKIENETISSTLIRQTLKSGDLSRAKKYLNYRYFINGTVTDGHKIGRKLGFPTANIKIDDENKLLPENGVYAVEAFLEGKKYFGMLNIGTRPTFSKNEQIKTIEVHIFNFRENIYMKKIKLIFIEKIRNEKRFEDSKQLIVQLEKDRKSVIQILNN; this is encoded by the coding sequence ATGATTATTCATAATGATTTGAATAAATTTTTTGCAAAGAATCCTGTTGTTTCAGTAGGGATGTTCGATGGCGTGCACATTGGTCATATGCACATTGTGGATCGTTTGCGGCAGATTGCAACAGAAATTCAGGGCGAAACAGTTTTGATTACTTTTTCTCCACATCCACGATTGTTTTTTAATCCTCACGACAAAAACCTGCAACTTTTAAATTCATTCGATGAAAAAATTGAGCTTATAGAAAAATCTGGACTTGATCATTTACTTATTATTCCTTTCACTGCTGATTTTGCGAATTTAACTTCCTGCCAATTTATAGAAAATATTTTAGTGAAAAAACTAAGAATAAGTCAACTGATTGTAGGATATAATCACAGGTTCGGGAAAAATAGGGAGGGCAATTTTCAAAACCTTGAAAAATGTGCTTCAATTTTTAATTTTAGAATTGAGAAACTCGGAGAAATTAAAATCGAAAACGAAACTATTAGTTCAACACTTATTCGGCAAACTTTAAAAAGCGGAGATCTTAGCCGTGCAAAAAAATATTTGAACTACAGATATTTCATAAATGGCACAGTTACCGATGGACATAAAATTGGCAGAAAATTGGGCTTTCCAACTGCAAATATCAAAATTGACGATGAAAATAAATTATTACCTGAAAATGGAGTTTATGCAGTTGAAGCATTTCTTGAGGGAAAAAAATATTTCGGAATGTTAAATATTGGAACTCGCCCTACTTTTTCAAAAAATGAGCAAATCAAAACTATAGAAGTTCATATATTCAATTTTCGTGAAAATATTTACATGAAGAAAATAAAACTGATTTTTATTGAAAAAATAAGAAACGAAAAAAGATTTGAGGACTCAAAACAATTGATAGTGCAATTAGAAAAGGATAGAAAATCTGTTATTCAAATTTTAAATAATTAG
- a CDS encoding TrkA family potassium uptake protein: MKYAKFTKYIIWILLIIYLILIWQLVRFESSNPNSNIKNIYDGLWYSVITLTTVGYGDFYPVTPAGKILGLIIVLSSLGLLGYLIGNLTNKIRNYMESKKHGHFGVDFENHFIIFAWDRFGHLVTDQIIKAQKKVAIVTNNKNDVETIYELFGREKVFVFYSDYDNFEAFKKINIEKASSVFINFTDDTETLVQVINLKKFYSNIKFVVSLDKPDLKETYHAIGVTYAISKNEIASKLVASYIFEPDVAHITEDLMATTIDKDDYDIQEYKVTTGNPYLNHDYLQSFIDLKKTYDCVMIGISKYNSGNRELLKNPTEGVNIEQNDYLIIMSNGNTKKMIEASFGIKEGRSD, encoded by the coding sequence ATGAAATACGCTAAGTTTACAAAATATATTATATGGATTTTACTAATCATTTATCTGATATTAATTTGGCAATTAGTCAGATTTGAAAGTAGCAATCCAAATTCTAACATCAAAAACATTTATGATGGCCTGTGGTATTCGGTAATTACGCTTACAACTGTAGGCTACGGCGATTTTTATCCGGTAACTCCTGCAGGAAAAATTCTTGGGCTCATTATTGTTTTGAGCAGTTTGGGCTTGTTGGGCTATTTAATTGGAAATTTAACAAATAAAATCAGGAACTATATGGAAAGTAAAAAACATGGGCATTTTGGTGTCGATTTTGAAAATCACTTCATTATTTTTGCTTGGGATAGATTTGGGCATTTAGTTACAGATCAAATAATTAAAGCTCAAAAGAAAGTCGCAATTGTTACAAACAATAAAAATGATGTAGAAACTATATATGAGCTTTTTGGAAGAGAAAAAGTTTTCGTTTTTTATTCTGATTATGACAACTTCGAGGCATTCAAAAAAATAAATATAGAAAAAGCCTCTTCGGTTTTTATAAATTTTACTGACGATACCGAAACATTGGTTCAGGTAATAAATCTGAAAAAGTTTTATTCAAACATTAAGTTTGTTGTTTCTCTTGACAAGCCCGATTTGAAAGAAACTTATCATGCTATCGGTGTAACTTATGCGATTTCTAAAAACGAAATTGCTTCAAAACTTGTAGCAAGCTATATTTTCGAACCTGATGTGGCACACATTACCGAAGATTTAATGGCAACCACTATTGACAAAGACGACTATGATATTCAGGAATATAAAGTAACCACAGGAAACCCGTACCTGAATCATGACTATTTACAATCGTTCATCGACCTGAAAAAAACCTACGACTGCGTGATGATTGGAATAAGCAAATATAACTCTGGGAATCGAGAATTATTAAAAAACCCTACTGAAGGAGTAAATATTGAGCAAAACGATTATCTGATAATCATGTCGAACGGAAACACAAAAAAGATGATCGAAGCATCATTTGGGATAAAGGAAGGTAGAAGTGATTGA